From the Helicoverpa zea isolate HzStark_Cry1AcR chromosome 28, ilHelZeax1.1, whole genome shotgun sequence genome, one window contains:
- the LOC124643648 gene encoding trypsin-like has translation MLAGKVDEAVIDVLYGANLCALRKRDGGIRPIAVGTTYRRTVAKICLSAINCEYFLNRVNHYEYYKNRTRPSKAFTSFSTNYFSQNSVQTSGKTEKVLCGTRTVDFNPRRTGKIVGGTETPYGAFPWQVEIQMLDVDKLTFEHHCGGAVIAERLVLSAAHCFDKQPLNLEHIRIVVGEHRLKIQDKHEHRFLAEKVVRHPDFRKDGPHSNDIAIILVSRSGSGVQFNSHVRPICLPDDGVTAGKWCAVSGWGYQAENTENFAPTLRAAAVPVLDLTTCRKNQVLGGRQQAILDSMICAGILSGGVDACRGDSGGPLACMTANRWQLHGVVSWGSGCARRARPGVYTRVASYVDWIRRTAASLGHKIGY, from the exons ATGCTcgccggcaaggtggacgaggCCGTCATCGACGTCTTGTATGGAGCGAACCTCTGCGCCCTACGCAAGAGGGATGGTGGcattcgtccaattgccgtaGGGACTACTTACCGTCGCACGGTAGCCAAGATTTGCT TAAGTGCTATtaattgtgaatattttttgaatagaGTCAATCACTATGAGTATTACAAAAATAGGACAAGACCATCGAAGGCTTTTACTAGTTTCTCAACGAATTATTTCAGTCAGAATTCAGTGCAAACTTCAGGTAAAACTGAAAAAGTGCTTTGTGGTACAAGAACAGTGGATTTTAACCCGAGAAGAACTGGCAAGATTGTTGGAGGTACTGAAACGCCCTATGGAGCTTTTCCGTGGcaa GTTGAAATCCAGATGCTAGATGTGGACAAGTTGACGTTCGAGCATCACTGTGGCGGCGCTGTCATCGCCGAGCGCCTCGTGCTCTCTGCTGCACATTGCTTTGACAAA CAACCTCTAAACCTGGAGCATATACGTATTGTGGTGGGAGAGCATCGGCTGAAGATCCAAGACAAACACGAGCATCGGTTCCTGGCGGAGAAGGTGGTTAGACATCCTGACTTCAGGAAAG ATGGTCCTCACAGCAACGACATAGCAATCATCCTCGTCTCCCGCTCAGGGTCGGGCGTGCAGTTCAACTCTCATGTCCGGCCTATATGCTTGCCTGATGATGGAGTGACGGCTGGGAAGTGGTGTGCTGTCAGTGGATGGGGGTATCAGGCTG AGAACACAGAGAATTTTGCACCAACTTTAAGAGCGGCGGCTGTACCAGTTCTGGACCTCACAACGTGCAGGAAGAATCAGGTCCTCGGTGGAAGACAGCAGGCGATTTTAGACTCTATGATATGCGCAG GTATCCTATCAGGCGGTGTAGACGCCTGCCGAGGAGATTCAGGAGGCCCCCTGGCCTGCATGACGGCAAACAGATGGCAGCTTCACGGGGTGGTCTCTTGGGGCTCCGGGTGTGCCAGGAGGGCTCGACCTGGGGTCTATACGAGGGTAGCCTCGTATGTAGACTGGATTAGAAGAACGGCGGCTAGCTTGGGTCATAAGATTGGGTATTAG
- the LOC124643774 gene encoding putative nuclease HARBI1 — translation MDIFEEIDYYDNLFPVDDSNRRLNFSVPLRYLRDVQDPYHCENFKKRYRFSQDVVKSVILPLIDQDLRKLCNRGHPIAPELQILVCLRFYATASFQIVCGDLLCVSQPAASNIVANVSRLIALRQRQYIKYPQDMVSHRAQFAQLGRYQEYPGLRNVDGAIDCTHVKIVNTPGVEHHEAFRNRKSYFSINVQAVVGPFGNFMDIVARWAGSTHDSRIFQMCLLRTKYMQQQHTGYLIGDSGYPCLRFLLTPVGTPTTHAEQTYNKVHIKTRNVVERTFGRWKQRFPCLSRGLGNKLITVSNIIVACAVLFNISLVTNDMMPSYEEENEGIEEETNNESDSPGTTDGFAFRNTIINNYV, via the exons atggatatttttgaagaaatagaTTATTATGATAATCTATTTCCTGTCGACGATTCAAACAGAAGGTTGAACTTCAGCGTTCCGCTCAGATACCTCAGAGATGTACAGGACCCATATCATTGTGAGAACTTCAAGAAAAGGTATAGGTTTTCACAAGATGTGGTAAAATCGGTAATTCTACCCTTAATTGACCAAGATCTGAGAAAGTTGTGCAACCGTGGTCATCCCATAGCCCCGGAGTTACAAATTCTTGTGTGTTTGCGGTTTTATGCCACAGCGTCCTTTCAA ATAGTTTGTGGAGATTTGTTATGCGTATCTCAACCAGCCGCTTCAAATATTGTTGCAAATGTGTCGAGATTGATTGCTCTACGACAAAGACAATATATTAAATATCCACAAGACATGGTGTCACACAGAGCGCAGTTTGCGCAGCTGGGCCGGTATCAAGAATACCCAGGCCTAAGAAATGTGGATGGTGCAATCGATTGCACACACGTTAAAATTGTGAATACTCCAGGTGTGGAACACCACGAAGCCTTCAGAAACAGAAAGTCTTACTTTTCTATAAATGTCCAG gCAGTTGTTGGACCATTTGGAAATTTTATGGACATTGTGGCACGATGGGCTGGCAGTACACACGATAGCAGAATTTTCCAAATGTGTTTGTTGCGCACCAAATACATGCAGCAACAACACACTGGCTATCTCATTGGAGACAGTGGCTACCCATGCTTAAGATTTCTTTTGACACCAGTAGGCACACCGACAACCCATGCAGAACAAACATACAACAAAGTCCACATTAAAACAAGAAATGTGGTGGAGAGAACATTTGGGAGATGGAAACAGAGATTTCCATGCCTAAGTAGAGGGTTGGGCAACAAACTCATCACAGTTTCCAACATTATTGTTGCATGTGCTGTACTGTTTAACATTTCATTGGTGACAAATGACATGATGCCTTCATATGAAGAAGAGAATGAGGGCATTGAGGAAGAGACAAACAATGAATCGGACAGTCCAGGGACTACTGATGGTTTCGCATTCAGAAacacaattataaataattatgtctgA
- the LOC124643776 gene encoding uncharacterized protein LOC124643776, with product MFNASTIINESASGEQLRRLWQNLKTRQRDALTRERQHRMATGGGSSCPDADINPDIAEISPALFVEIQDTLDSDHIDLQTVQHVDSLIESTLSHAVDSPTGESQNLENLTTQPNTIPHSSIQSVESELSTNEKKLRVQILKAEHLNREKRAAELHELQVKFIQEKHKLEIDILKQQLREAEAKAELAKQNHR from the exons ATGTTTAATGCGTCGACTATTATAAATGAGTCG GCATCAGGGGAACAATTAAGGCGCCTTTGGCAAAATTTGAAGACCCGTCAAAGAGATGCCCTCACAAGAGAGCGCCAACATAGAATGGCCACTGGCGGCGGTAGTTCCTGCCCTGATGCTGACATCAACCCTGACATAGCCGAGATATCTCCTGCTCTCTTCGTAGAAATACAAGATACTTTAGACTCGGACCATATCG aCTTGCAAACTGTTCAGCATGTGGACAGTTTAATAGAAAGTACCTTATCCCATGCTGTTGATTCTCCAACAGGGGAATCACAAAATCTGGAAAATCTGACCACACAACCAAACACCATCCCACATAGCAGCATTCAATCTGTAGAATCAGAACTATCcacaaacgaaaaaaaacttCGTGTGCAAATTTTAAAAGCAGAACATTTAAACAGGGAAAAGAGAGCAGCCGAACTTCACGAGTTACAAGTTAAATTCATCCAGGAAAAACATAAATTAGAAATAGACATTTTAAAACAGCAATTAAGGGAAGCAGAAGCTAAAGCCGAGTTAGCAAAACAAAATCATcgctaa